One genomic segment of Paenibacillus durus includes these proteins:
- the thrC gene encoding threonine synthase yields MKYISTRGNVEPKGFIDTVLMGLADDGGLMIPDVIPSVSAQTLEEWRSLSFQELFLKIFSYYTNGEIPDGDLKELVERSYASFRHPEVTPLKEINDSQYVLELFHGPTFAFKDVALQFMGELYSYISRVRGEIIHILGATSGDTGAAAIAGVRGKEGIKICILHPHNKVSKVQELQMTTVDDANVLNLSVKGNFDDCQKIIKELFADLDFKSRYHLRAINSINFVRILAQTVYYFYAYLHLPQAAQGKTVNISVPSGNFGNIFSGYLAKKMGLPLGKLIIATNENNILERFVKTGEYKPGDFKSTYSPSMDIQVASNFERYLYYLLGEDSAKVSDYMAKLQREGAITVDPALLEQVQSEFAALGVKNEECLNIIGKYQQESGYLLDPHTACGIAAYEEYNGPGEIGITFATAHPAKFDEAISLLKIKQEFPAEIAGLSALPQHMTVTEHDKAEIASQLETFYTLSAEIG; encoded by the coding sequence ATGAAATATATTAGTACAAGAGGCAATGTCGAACCGAAAGGTTTTATTGATACGGTCTTGATGGGTCTGGCTGATGACGGCGGATTGATGATTCCGGATGTCATTCCCTCCGTATCCGCACAGACGCTGGAGGAATGGCGGTCTTTGAGCTTTCAGGAGCTGTTCCTGAAAATCTTCTCCTATTATACAAACGGTGAAATCCCGGACGGGGACCTGAAGGAATTGGTTGAGCGGAGCTATGCTTCTTTCCGCCATCCGGAAGTGACGCCGCTTAAAGAAATCAATGATTCCCAGTATGTGCTGGAGCTGTTCCACGGGCCGACCTTTGCGTTCAAGGACGTCGCGCTGCAGTTCATGGGCGAGCTGTACTCTTATATTTCCAGAGTTCGCGGCGAAATTATTCATATTCTCGGCGCAACCTCCGGCGATACCGGTGCAGCGGCCATTGCGGGCGTGCGCGGCAAGGAAGGCATCAAGATCTGTATTCTGCATCCGCATAATAAAGTCAGCAAGGTGCAGGAGCTGCAAATGACGACGGTGGATGACGCGAACGTGCTCAACCTGTCGGTCAAGGGCAATTTCGACGACTGCCAGAAGATCATCAAGGAGCTGTTCGCCGATCTGGACTTTAAGAGCCGGTATCACTTGCGCGCGATCAACTCGATCAACTTTGTGCGGATTTTGGCGCAGACGGTCTATTATTTCTACGCTTACCTGCATCTGCCGCAGGCGGCGCAAGGCAAGACGGTCAACATCAGTGTACCATCCGGCAACTTTGGGAATATCTTCTCCGGCTACCTCGCCAAAAAAATGGGGCTGCCTCTCGGCAAGCTGATCATTGCCACGAACGAGAACAATATTCTGGAGCGCTTCGTCAAGACCGGAGAGTACAAGCCCGGCGATTTCAAAAGCACGTACAGCCCTTCGATGGACATCCAGGTGGCCAGCAACTTCGAACGTTATCTGTATTATCTGCTTGGCGAGGACTCCGCGAAGGTGTCGGATTATATGGCCAAGCTTCAGCGCGAAGGAGCCATTACGGTCGATCCGGCGCTGCTTGAGCAGGTGCAGTCCGAATTTGCCGCGCTCGGCGTGAAAAATGAAGAGTGTCTGAACATAATCGGCAAATACCAGCAGGAATCTGGCTATTTGCTGGACCCGCATACCGCCTGCGGTATTGCCGCTTATGAAGAATATAACGGGCCGGGCGAGATCGGCATTACGTTCGCGACGGCGCATCCGGCCAAATTCGACGAAGCGATTTCCCTGCTGAAGATCAAACAGGAATTCCCAGCGGAGATTGCCGGTCTGTCGGCGCTCCCGCAGCATATGACCGTGACCGAGCATGACAAGGCGGAGATCGCAAGCCAGCTTGAGACCTTCTATACGCTTTCGGCAGAAATCGGATAG
- a CDS encoding CYTH domain-containing protein, with amino-acid sequence MAMEIERKFLLPEFPQQLVQEGKLSIHSRQRIEQTYLAIDGPQELRVRKLEDLSSGELHYTHTFKNGLGISREEIEYEISQGLYEQMIRAVRAVPLIKERITGEWNGITVEIDIYDQLKLSVVEVEFHSLEEAQSFSPPDWFGLDISEEKKYSNKTVWKELQNPAH; translated from the coding sequence ATGGCAATGGAAATCGAGCGCAAATTCCTGCTTCCTGAGTTTCCGCAGCAGCTTGTTCAAGAGGGGAAGCTGAGCATTCACAGCCGGCAGCGCATCGAACAGACTTATTTGGCGATTGACGGGCCGCAGGAGCTGCGTGTACGCAAGCTTGAAGACCTTAGTTCCGGCGAGCTGCATTACACCCATACGTTCAAGAACGGCCTCGGCATCAGCCGCGAGGAGATCGAATATGAAATCTCACAGGGCTTATACGAACAAATGATCCGCGCCGTCCGGGCTGTGCCGCTGATCAAGGAACGCATTACCGGTGAATGGAATGGCATAACGGTGGAAATTGACATCTATGATCAGCTGAAGCTGTCGGTCGTCGAGGTTGAATTTCATTCCCTGGAGGAAGCCCAAAGCTTCTCACCGCCGGACTGGTTCGGCCTGGACATCAGCGAAGAGAAGAAATACAGCAACAAGACGGTCTGGAAAGAATTGCAGAATCCGGCCCACTAG